From a region of the Zingiber officinale cultivar Zhangliang chromosome 10B, Zo_v1.1, whole genome shotgun sequence genome:
- the LOC122028979 gene encoding two-component response regulator ORR41-like: MANSAVSSRGRRALVVEDNAIIRVVVRKLMKEQGIALEEAENGKAAVESVKEGKSYDLILMDREMSVMDGHEATKQLRLLGVKTPIVALSADSQQCDRDLFLRAGADEFVEKPLTKDKLAGILSKYGLQ, translated from the exons ATGGCGAACTCGGCGGTTTCTTCCCGCGGCAGAAGAGCGCTCGTCGTCGAGGACAATGCCATCATCCGG GTGGTGGTACGTAAGCTGATGAAGGAGCAAGGGATAGCATTGGAGGAGGCGGAGAACGGGAAGGCGGCGGTGGAATCGGTCAAGGAAGGCAAGTCCTACGACCTCATCCTCATGGACAGGGAAATGTCCGTCATGGATGGCCATGAG GCCACAAAGCAGCTACGACTACTGGGAGTGAAAACTCCCATCGTGGCTCTCTCGGCGGACAGCCAGCAGTGCGATAGGGACTTGTTTCTTAGAGCCGGCGCCGACGAATTCGTTGAGAAG CCCCTGACAAAGGATAAATTGGCTGGGATCCTTTCCAAGTATGGTCTTCAATGA